A genomic region of Mesobacillus jeotgali contains the following coding sequences:
- a CDS encoding diacylglycerol/lipid kinase family protein has translation MKAMIILNPSSGKEKAVDYAEKIEETLREKYDDIDIRRTEKEGDAAAFATEACIALYDAVIAMGGDGTINEAINGVAEQAHRPALGIIPLGTVNDFARALNIPLDPYEAISILEEQNLQPVDIGKINEHYFANVIAVGGIAEASYNVSPELKTRLGSLAYFMEGAKSFLNGEAIDISVEHDNGKWEGQTFLLLAALTNSVGGFESLAPHASVNDGKFHAFIIKKMSVPKIASLLPSLMKGELEESEEVEYIRTSSLKVTSDKQHVVNIDGEEGEPLPFQARVLPGHLDVFVPKKKNEPKT, from the coding sequence ATGAAAGCCATGATTATTTTGAATCCATCATCAGGAAAAGAAAAAGCAGTTGACTATGCTGAAAAAATAGAGGAAACCTTACGGGAGAAATACGATGATATAGATATTCGAAGAACCGAAAAAGAAGGTGATGCTGCTGCATTTGCTACAGAAGCATGCATTGCTTTATACGATGCGGTCATTGCCATGGGCGGTGACGGTACAATCAACGAGGCCATAAATGGAGTAGCTGAACAAGCCCATCGACCTGCTCTCGGCATCATCCCGCTAGGTACAGTCAATGATTTTGCCAGGGCACTAAATATTCCCCTGGATCCCTATGAAGCAATTTCGATTCTGGAAGAGCAAAATCTCCAGCCTGTTGATATAGGTAAAATCAATGAGCATTATTTCGCCAATGTCATAGCAGTAGGGGGGATTGCAGAAGCTTCTTACAATGTAAGCCCTGAACTAAAAACAAGACTTGGTTCACTCGCTTATTTTATGGAAGGGGCAAAATCGTTCCTAAATGGAGAGGCAATCGATATAAGTGTCGAACACGATAACGGTAAATGGGAAGGCCAAACTTTCCTGCTGCTTGCTGCGCTAACGAATTCCGTTGGCGGGTTCGAGTCCCTTGCCCCCCATGCAAGCGTAAATGATGGCAAGTTCCATGCTTTCATTATTAAAAAGATGTCAGTCCCGAAAATTGCTTCACTTCTCCCATCGCTTATGAAGGGTGAATTGGAGGAAAGTGAAGAAGTGGAATATATTCGGACCTCCTCCCTTAAAGTAACTTCTGACAAACAGCATGTGGTGAATATTGATGGTGAGGAAGGTGAGCCATTGCCTTTCCAGGCCAGAGTCCTTCCTGGACATTTGGATGTTTTTGTACCGAAAAAAAAGAATGAACCAAAAACCTGA
- a CDS encoding M6 family metalloprotease domain-containing protein: MLKVLSTSALSLALAGSAVFAGVSPTDSTVKPQSKYELSLAHHVGAAPELVDRAKELGIDISKVDPAEKAAQNGAKFQQPGDNHVAYKEATGDIPVLVILAKYKEGDEPKGDMTGQVPAEYYEDLIFGDEYNPYELPQFQKYDGPDVPKNRTMQNAYKESSYGKTNLVRKENTEFVWVELPKGASYYLDQEGTYAEGGVYKLGNVNGDAHTGEFIRDLLKAADDQVDFSKYADEEGEVPNVFVVHEGTGAEYSRDPAQFWSHKWSLLSALYYGKYYETGKPADAVAGMSQSEWIAKTVKEDMTYDGVIVNNYNIQPGIGGNVAGFDAATNTYKEEAKTGPFPVQTGVYAHEFGHALGLPDFYDTVYSSEGVGNYSMMAGGSWMRYPNKPEYGGNSPTHFDPFSKVFLGWAEPIEVTPESGVQTITLPAASKAEADNGIVKMEVPGSNGTEYFLFENMQQDGFNKGMVRQGEDAHGLVAWHVDENVINLYQTAGFRPNNVENWMNKRFQFNQSQTASNGDVVTHYGLSVLQADGKYDLEKNLNRGDAADFFKTGDKLTPVSGNVHTGSYYFWKGYGATPADSGIHVTDIKENEDGSITAKFFYNFNSSVK, translated from the coding sequence GTGTTAAAAGTCCTTTCAACTTCAGCGCTTTCTCTTGCTTTAGCAGGGAGTGCGGTGTTTGCTGGAGTCAGTCCAACTGATTCCACAGTAAAGCCACAAAGTAAATATGAATTAAGCCTTGCACACCATGTAGGTGCTGCTCCAGAGTTAGTAGATAGAGCAAAGGAATTAGGAATTGATATTTCTAAAGTCGATCCAGCCGAGAAGGCTGCACAAAATGGAGCGAAATTCCAGCAGCCTGGCGATAACCATGTGGCTTATAAAGAGGCAACGGGTGATATTCCGGTACTCGTTATTTTGGCTAAGTACAAGGAAGGTGACGAGCCAAAGGGTGACATGACTGGTCAAGTTCCTGCGGAATATTATGAGGATTTAATTTTTGGTGATGAATATAATCCTTACGAGCTGCCACAATTCCAAAAGTATGATGGTCCAGATGTTCCTAAAAATCGCACGATGCAAAACGCTTATAAAGAATCAAGTTACGGAAAAACGAATTTGGTTCGTAAAGAGAACACGGAATTTGTGTGGGTCGAACTGCCAAAGGGTGCCTCTTACTATCTTGACCAGGAAGGCACTTATGCAGAAGGTGGAGTTTATAAGCTTGGAAACGTAAATGGTGATGCACATACAGGTGAATTCATCCGTGACCTGTTGAAAGCAGCGGATGATCAAGTCGACTTTTCTAAATACGCTGATGAAGAGGGAGAAGTTCCTAACGTATTCGTCGTTCATGAAGGAACAGGAGCGGAATACAGCCGTGACCCTGCTCAATTCTGGTCTCACAAGTGGAGCTTGCTAAGCGCGCTTTACTATGGAAAATACTATGAAACTGGCAAGCCTGCCGATGCTGTAGCCGGCATGAGCCAATCTGAATGGATTGCAAAAACAGTAAAAGAAGACATGACATACGACGGTGTAATCGTCAACAACTACAACATCCAGCCTGGTATCGGCGGTAACGTAGCTGGTTTTGACGCAGCGACTAACACTTATAAAGAAGAAGCGAAAACAGGTCCATTCCCGGTACAGACTGGTGTGTATGCACACGAATTTGGACATGCTCTAGGATTGCCTGATTTCTATGATACTGTTTATTCTTCCGAAGGTGTCGGTAACTACTCAATGATGGCTGGCGGATCTTGGATGCGCTATCCTAATAAGCCTGAGTACGGCGGAAACTCTCCAACACACTTCGATCCGTTCTCTAAGGTTTTCTTAGGATGGGCAGAGCCAATTGAAGTAACACCAGAAAGTGGAGTACAAACTATCACGTTACCAGCTGCAAGCAAAGCAGAAGCTGATAACGGCATCGTTAAAATGGAAGTTCCAGGATCAAACGGAACGGAATACTTCCTGTTTGAAAACATGCAGCAAGATGGCTTTAATAAAGGGATGGTACGTCAGGGTGAAGATGCTCATGGTTTAGTTGCATGGCATGTCGATGAAAATGTCATCAACCTTTACCAGACAGCTGGCTTCCGTCCGAACAACGTTGAAAACTGGATGAACAAGCGATTCCAGTTCAACCAGTCACAGACTGCAAGCAATGGTGATGTGGTGACTCACTACGGATTGTCTGTCCTTCAGGCAGATGGTAAGTATGATCTTGAAAAGAATCTTAACCGCGGTGATGCTGCTGACTTCTTCAAGACAGGAGACAAGCTGACTCCAGTAAGCGGAAATGTACACACAGGTTCTTACTACTTCTGGAAGGGCTATGGTGCTACACCGGCTGATTCTGGAATTCACGTAACAGACATCAAGGAAAATGAAGATGGCTCAATTACAGCTAAGTTCTTCTACAACTTTAATTCAAGTGTAAAATAA
- a CDS encoding sulfite exporter TauE/SafE family protein, producing the protein MDLTFLIVIFFIGFIGSYISGMVGIGGSIIKYPMLLYIPPLFGLAAFSAHEVSGISAVQVFFATIGGVWAYRKGGYLNKTLIIYMGSAILVGSLIGSYGSGFLSEGGINLVYGILALIAAIMMFVPKKGVDDIPLDQVTFNKWLAAFFAFIVGIGAGIVGAAGAFLLVPIMLVVLKIPTRMTIATSLAITFISSIGSTVGKIATGQVEFWPALIMVVASLIASPLGANAGKKVNTKILQYILAVLILGTAIKIWMDIL; encoded by the coding sequence ATGGATTTGACTTTTCTTATCGTCATATTTTTTATTGGTTTTATCGGTTCTTATATTTCCGGGATGGTTGGAATCGGCGGTTCAATCATTAAATACCCTATGCTATTATATATTCCGCCATTGTTCGGCCTAGCCGCATTCAGTGCCCATGAGGTTTCAGGAATAAGTGCGGTCCAGGTATTCTTCGCCACTATCGGCGGTGTCTGGGCATACCGTAAAGGCGGATACTTAAACAAAACATTAATCATCTATATGGGTTCCGCGATTCTTGTTGGGTCATTAATCGGAAGCTATGGATCTGGGTTCTTGTCCGAAGGCGGAATTAATCTCGTTTATGGTATCCTGGCATTAATTGCAGCAATCATGATGTTTGTACCGAAAAAGGGCGTAGATGATATCCCGCTAGACCAGGTAACTTTCAATAAATGGCTTGCAGCATTCTTCGCATTTATCGTTGGGATTGGAGCAGGTATCGTAGGTGCGGCTGGTGCATTCTTGCTAGTGCCGATCATGCTAGTTGTCCTGAAGATCCCAACTAGAATGACAATTGCCACTTCATTGGCAATCACATTCATTTCTTCAATTGGATCTACAGTAGGTAAAATTGCCACGGGCCAGGTAGAATTCTGGCCAGCATTGATCATGGTCGTAGCGAGTCTAATCGCATCACCACTCGGTGCAAACGCAGGTAAGAAAGTAAATACGAAGATCCTTCAGTACATCCTTGCAGTATTGATTTTGGGTACCGCTATTAAGATTTGGATGGATATTCTGTAA
- a CDS encoding sulfurtransferase TusA family protein, translated as MNVAKVLDAKGLACPMPIVKTKKAITDLQSGEVLEIHTTDKGAVKDLAAWAQSTGNELLKHEEENGVFKFWMKKA; from the coding sequence ATGAACGTAGCAAAAGTATTAGACGCAAAAGGACTAGCTTGTCCAATGCCAATCGTAAAAACGAAGAAGGCAATCACTGACCTTCAATCTGGAGAAGTACTAGAAATCCATACAACTGATAAAGGCGCTGTAAAAGATCTAGCAGCTTGGGCTCAATCCACTGGTAATGAACTTCTTAAGCATGAAGAAGAAAACGGTGTGTTCAAGTTCTGGATGAAGAAGGCGTAA
- a CDS encoding MBL fold metallo-hydrolase, translating to MKAMTSKEVTKKVFNKEPFFILDVRNETDFNDWKIEGENFEYLNVPYFDLLDGVEEILDQVPTDKEVLVVCAKEGSSVMVAEMLEEAGREVSYLQGGMKAWSEHLEPVKVGDLKDGGAMYQFVRIGKGCLSYAVVSNGEAALIDATRMTDVYLDFAKDLGVEIKHVFDTHLHADHISGGRKIAEATGATYWLPPKDADEVTFIYQSLEDGNNVKIGETNIDINALYTPGHTIGSTSFVVDEKYLLSGDILFIDSIGRPDLAGKAEDWVADLRNSLYTRYKQLSDELVVLPAHFMIIEELNEDGSVSEKLGTLFAKNHGLNIEDEAEFRRLVTENLPPQPNAYQEIRETNMGKISPDDEKQREMEIGPNRCAVR from the coding sequence ATGAAAGCAATGACGTCTAAAGAAGTAACTAAAAAAGTATTCAATAAAGAACCATTTTTCATCCTTGATGTCCGCAACGAGACCGACTTCAACGACTGGAAAATCGAAGGAGAAAACTTCGAATACCTTAACGTTCCTTACTTCGATCTTCTTGACGGAGTAGAAGAAATCCTTGATCAAGTACCAACTGATAAAGAAGTTCTTGTTGTATGTGCAAAAGAAGGTTCATCAGTAATGGTTGCTGAAATGCTTGAAGAAGCAGGCCGTGAAGTATCTTATCTTCAAGGTGGAATGAAAGCTTGGAGCGAACACCTTGAGCCAGTCAAGGTTGGCGATCTTAAGGATGGCGGAGCAATGTACCAGTTCGTCCGCATCGGTAAAGGCTGCCTATCTTACGCAGTTGTTTCAAATGGTGAAGCTGCTTTGATCGACGCGACAAGAATGACTGATGTATATCTTGATTTCGCTAAAGACCTTGGCGTTGAAATCAAGCATGTATTCGATACACACCTGCACGCAGACCACATTTCCGGCGGCAGAAAAATTGCTGAAGCAACAGGCGCAACTTACTGGCTGCCTCCGAAAGACGCTGATGAAGTAACATTCATCTATCAGTCTCTTGAAGATGGCAACAATGTAAAAATCGGTGAAACAAATATCGATATAAATGCACTATATACTCCAGGTCACACAATCGGTTCTACCTCTTTTGTAGTAGATGAAAAATATCTTCTTTCTGGGGATATACTATTCATTGACTCAATTGGACGCCCTGACCTGGCTGGAAAAGCTGAAGACTGGGTAGCAGACCTAAGAAACTCTCTTTACACTCGTTACAAGCAGCTTTCTGATGAACTAGTCGTTCTGCCTGCACACTTCATGATTATTGAAGAGTTGAATGAAGATGGCAGCGTATCTGAAAAATTAGGTACACTATTCGCGAAAAACCACGGATTGAACATCGAAGACGAAGCTGAGTTCCGCAGACTTGTAACTGAGAATCTGCCACCACAGCCAAATGCATACCAGGAGATTCGTGAAACAAATATGGGTAAAATCAGCCCAGATGATGAGAAGCAAAGAGAAATGGAAATCGGGCCAAACCGCTGTGCGGTAAGATAA
- a CDS encoding sulfurtransferase TusA family protein: METVKTNATVDAKGLACPMPIVRTKKAINNLNPGEVLEVLATDKGSRADIQAWSKSSGNQYLGTIEEGDVLKHYIRKGGSGEEQEETKYPNVVSNDDVINKLEANEDVVVLDVREPAEYAFGHIPNAVSIPFGDLENRIAELDKSKTILVVCRTGNRSDMASQALSSKGFEKVWNVVPGMSEWNGPTETKVQ, translated from the coding sequence ATGGAAACTGTTAAAACAAATGCAACAGTCGATGCAAAAGGGCTTGCATGCCCTATGCCGATTGTCAGAACTAAAAAAGCAATCAACAATTTAAATCCTGGAGAGGTTTTAGAGGTGCTCGCAACGGATAAAGGTTCTAGGGCGGATATCCAGGCTTGGTCTAAAAGCTCTGGTAACCAATACCTTGGAACGATTGAAGAAGGCGATGTTCTTAAGCACTATATCCGCAAAGGCGGTTCAGGTGAAGAACAAGAAGAAACAAAATATCCAAACGTTGTTTCAAACGACGATGTCATCAATAAGCTTGAAGCAAATGAGGATGTTGTTGTCCTTGATGTAAGAGAACCAGCTGAATATGCTTTTGGACATATTCCAAATGCTGTATCTATACCATTTGGTGATCTTGAAAACCGAATCGCTGAACTGGATAAGTCCAAAACAATCCTTGTTGTTTGCCGTACGGGCAACAGAAGTGATATGGCATCTCAGGCACTTTCAAGCAAAGGCTTTGAGAAGGTTTGGAATGTGGTACCAGGAATGTCTGAATGGAATGGCCCAACTGAAACGAAGGTACAGTAA
- a CDS encoding DsrE/DsrF/DrsH-like family protein, with the protein MGEQKKTTIILFSGDYDKVMAAYIIANGAAAYDHEVTIFHTFWGLNALRKDEPIQADKGFIEKMFAKMMPRGANKLGLSKMNYAGFGPKMIKDVMKKHNAMPLPDLIEMAKEQDVKLVACQMTVDLFGLTQEEIMEGVEFAGVAAYLADAEDGNVNLFI; encoded by the coding sequence ATGGGAGAACAGAAAAAAACAACAATCATTTTATTCAGTGGGGATTATGACAAAGTCATGGCCGCTTACATCATTGCGAATGGTGCTGCTGCCTATGATCATGAAGTGACCATCTTCCACACATTTTGGGGATTGAACGCTCTTAGAAAAGATGAGCCAATCCAGGCTGACAAAGGGTTCATTGAGAAAATGTTTGCTAAGATGATGCCAAGAGGCGCGAATAAATTGGGATTATCAAAAATGAACTATGCAGGTTTTGGACCAAAAATGATCAAGGACGTAATGAAGAAGCACAATGCAATGCCGCTTCCAGACTTGATTGAAATGGCAAAAGAACAGGATGTAAAACTTGTTGCATGTCAAATGACAGTAGACTTATTTGGTCTTACGCAAGAAGAAATCATGGAAGGCGTAGAGTTTGCTGGTGTAGCAGCTTACCTGGCTGATGCAGAGGACGGAAACGTCAACCTGTTTATCTAA
- a CDS encoding cbb3-type cytochrome c oxidase subunit I, translating to MFTDEKWSSSKNWFIAAVFWIIIGMTMGLLTATKQIWPELLNNRWTTYGHVRSAHVMLVIYAWLSMAYVGSMFYMIPKLAKTKVYSEKLGNFALVFYNVVILEGFFALLFGQTEVIEYGEFPLWVDVQLLVAIGLVAYNLFKTVGRRQEKMLYVSLWYFLGSLLWLPLTWIVGNFPAQWIPSGVQQGLMGWFLGHNAIGLWMTTVGVGQIYYLLPKLTGRPLYSHQLSMIGFWAIATFYVWNGPHHLMNGPIPGWISKAGVIPSIVLLIPVWAVLANFWGTMKGSWSQTRTSVPLRFTVAGTIFYLFACLQGPLQALPSVSSVIKFTHWTVGHAHMGPFGAFSFTSFAAIYYILPKIVGREMFSKRAMEAHFWFSTVGFLVFAFSLWIAGVVQGFAWIEGVPFLQTVLMMEPYVQGRAIGGTMMYVAQFFLAWNMYKTIKLAKLEKKQQAQQQAASA from the coding sequence ATGTTTACAGACGAAAAATGGAGTTCTTCGAAGAACTGGTTCATCGCTGCTGTCTTTTGGATTATCATCGGCATGACCATGGGACTTCTTACTGCAACAAAACAAATTTGGCCAGAATTGTTGAACAATCGCTGGACAACTTACGGGCATGTTCGCTCGGCACACGTAATGCTCGTCATCTACGCGTGGTTATCAATGGCTTATGTAGGATCAATGTTCTACATGATTCCAAAGCTAGCTAAAACGAAGGTTTATAGCGAAAAGCTTGGGAATTTCGCTCTCGTATTTTATAACGTTGTTATATTAGAAGGTTTCTTCGCATTGCTTTTTGGCCAAACCGAGGTAATTGAGTATGGCGAATTCCCATTATGGGTAGACGTTCAGCTTCTTGTAGCAATTGGACTTGTAGCTTATAACCTTTTCAAGACAGTTGGACGCCGCCAGGAAAAAATGCTTTATGTCAGTCTTTGGTATTTCCTTGGCTCATTGCTATGGCTGCCATTGACCTGGATTGTCGGAAACTTCCCGGCTCAATGGATTCCAAGTGGTGTACAGCAAGGTTTGATGGGCTGGTTCCTTGGACACAACGCCATCGGTCTTTGGATGACAACAGTTGGTGTGGGGCAGATTTACTACTTGCTGCCTAAATTGACTGGACGTCCATTATACAGCCACCAGTTATCAATGATTGGTTTCTGGGCAATCGCTACTTTCTATGTATGGAATGGTCCTCACCACCTGATGAATGGTCCGATCCCGGGCTGGATCTCAAAAGCCGGAGTTATTCCTTCAATCGTTCTATTGATCCCGGTTTGGGCCGTTCTAGCCAACTTCTGGGGAACGATGAAAGGATCCTGGTCACAGACAAGAACTAGCGTACCGCTTCGTTTCACAGTTGCTGGGACGATTTTTTACCTATTCGCATGTCTCCAGGGACCGTTGCAAGCCCTTCCATCTGTAAGTTCAGTCATAAAGTTCACTCACTGGACTGTCGGGCATGCACATATGGGACCATTTGGTGCGTTCTCTTTCACATCTTTCGCAGCAATCTATTACATCCTGCCTAAAATTGTTGGACGCGAAATGTTCAGCAAGAGAGCAATGGAAGCGCACTTCTGGTTCTCTACTGTCGGTTTCTTAGTATTCGCATTCTCATTGTGGATCGCAGGTGTTGTCCAAGGGTTCGCATGGATCGAAGGTGTTCCATTCCTGCAGACTGTATTGATGATGGAACCTTACGTACAAGGCCGCGCAATCGGGGGAACAATGATGTATGTAGCTCAATTCTTCCTGGCATGGAACATGTATAAAACTATTAAACTTGCAAAACTAGAGAAAAAACAGCAAGCACAGCAGCAAGCTGCTTCTGCTTAA
- a CDS encoding cbb3-type cytochrome c oxidase subunit II, with product MERKPSAVLIVALILWTFGVAGTVILPLFDQEINSATASGELRNYPEDSAEARGREIYIQNGCQTCHTQFVRALPADTNQNLGPVTKGGDYKYDLPHLLGSNRTGPDLMWVGLKYNEDWQRQHLIDPQSTSPGTIMPSFDYLSNQELDDLVAYLMSLKPTEERLEEYKKEREEAKSMDHN from the coding sequence TTGGAACGTAAACCATCAGCTGTATTAATCGTTGCTTTGATTCTATGGACTTTCGGTGTAGCCGGAACGGTCATCCTTCCCCTCTTCGATCAGGAAATCAACTCTGCGACTGCGAGCGGTGAGCTCCGCAATTATCCAGAGGATTCTGCTGAAGCAAGAGGAAGAGAAATTTATATCCAGAATGGCTGCCAGACTTGCCATACACAATTCGTAAGGGCATTGCCTGCTGATACGAACCAAAATCTTGGTCCAGTTACTAAGGGCGGCGACTACAAATATGATTTGCCCCATTTATTGGGATCTAACCGTACGGGCCCGGATTTGATGTGGGTCGGCTTGAAATATAACGAAGACTGGCAGCGCCAGCATTTGATTGATCCACAATCAACAAGCCCTGGAACAATCATGCCTTCGTTCGATTATCTTTCAAATCAGGAACTTGATGATCTTGTCGCTTACTTGATGAGCCTCAAGCCAACAGAAGAAAGATTGGAAGAGTACAAGAAAGAACGGGAAGAAGCAAAGTCCATGGACCATAACTAA
- a CDS encoding c-type cytochrome yields the protein MKKEYQQHDSKEADIVSDIKIEHNRVPKLLVVVFYVVAIWAIGYAIFMPGKLAVEPAAAPQDNKGELIFEGTCLSCHATGAAPDLSGVTDRMPEEDIKNVIKKGRNTMPAIGHLYTEKEIDMVYEYLKDYR from the coding sequence ATGAAAAAAGAATATCAGCAACATGATAGCAAAGAGGCGGATATTGTCTCTGATATTAAAATCGAACACAATAGAGTGCCAAAGCTCCTGGTAGTTGTATTTTATGTTGTGGCCATCTGGGCGATCGGGTATGCGATCTTCATGCCTGGTAAGCTTGCAGTCGAACCTGCTGCTGCTCCACAGGATAATAAAGGGGAACTTATTTTTGAAGGCACTTGCCTGAGCTGCCACGCCACTGGTGCGGCACCTGACCTAAGCGGAGTAACTGACAGAATGCCTGAGGAAGACATTAAGAATGTAATCAAAAAAGGCCGTAACACGATGCCGGCTATCGGTCATCTTTATACCGAAAAAGAAATCGACATGGTCTATGAATACTTAAAGGACTATAGATAA
- a CDS encoding 4Fe-4S binding protein has protein sequence MGKTITRWAFFIIIFTLPFWNGFRMDIDNEKLFLFGFELSYEAGYLFFVFLFLFLMAFLALSMIVYRAFCQYACPHNTFSMLLNKIEAKLGDKGKVITFLLAFVVSIFMAYATVSYFYNPITIWESLVNFKMNKYFFLVTSTAVLFTALSYKARNSFCKVCPYGLAQGISRVDDKTQWLTHPGVWITWGTTTALVLVLLVGWF, from the coding sequence GTGGGTAAAACTATAACAAGATGGGCATTTTTCATCATTATTTTCACACTTCCGTTCTGGAACGGCTTCAGGATGGATATCGACAACGAAAAGCTGTTCTTATTCGGATTTGAATTATCCTATGAAGCTGGCTATCTATTTTTCGTTTTCTTATTCTTATTCCTGATGGCTTTCCTCGCACTATCAATGATCGTGTACAGAGCATTTTGCCAATATGCATGTCCGCACAATACGTTCAGCATGCTTTTGAACAAGATTGAAGCGAAATTAGGTGACAAAGGTAAGGTCATAACCTTCCTGCTAGCTTTCGTTGTAAGCATCTTCATGGCTTACGCGACCGTAAGTTACTTTTATAACCCGATTACAATCTGGGAATCACTCGTTAACTTTAAAATGAACAAATACTTCTTCCTTGTGACATCAACTGCTGTTTTATTTACAGCTTTATCCTACAAGGCAAGGAACTCATTCTGTAAAGTCTGCCCATACGGACTTGCCCAGGGCATTTCACGTGTGGATGACAAAACTCAATGGCTTACACATCCAGGAGTATGGATTACATGGGGTACAACAACTGCCCTTGTACTAGTCCTGCTTGTTGGATGGTTCTAA
- a CDS encoding YVTN family beta-propeller repeat protein: MNKILKLSAFALLSISLTACSEAAVKDASLDNKNEKELPPIHEDYSSNWWKDQPNGNADTNMDWDGEGWILSANEVSNGIAIADIKTGNPVKYIQSSGTPHHVHLNKDQSWAFATQRYGTSLLAINMETLESHNIDFPGFDSDPAPQHLTFSRDGKYAFTSLNGVGAVGMIDAEKAELVKVFKDVGKKPRDLNVTPDGKKLFVSLQAESFITVIDIETGDMRYLERTETDYGKGTGSGLDMSNDGKLVAVANTADNEVAIYDAESEKLLKKFGDIPKPVNVSFMGDTYDLASGNRNDGSISIIDADKLKFVKTIKTGPGTNIPYLGPDGYWYTSQNGAGYLTVMDPEDNYKIVRKIWGVQNIHWLAWSPDGSTMFGSNWGDKTLTKIDLTKKKDFRQTIPVGLNPNGIAIKTNVPKDQILAHQKGNAEEANKIKKASTLVFPDARNVNEEAFLGTCLTCHDIGRIMRNNSKGPEAWTSVVDRMKGNGAKMTDEQRQQIIDYLASDEHKSLSIQTELEMELAEQEKDKE, translated from the coding sequence ATGAATAAAATTTTGAAACTGTCAGCATTCGCACTACTATCAATTTCACTTACTGCCTGTTCTGAAGCCGCAGTAAAAGATGCATCACTTGATAATAAGAACGAAAAAGAACTTCCTCCGATCCATGAGGACTATTCTTCTAACTGGTGGAAAGACCAGCCGAACGGAAACGCGGATACCAATATGGATTGGGACGGCGAGGGCTGGATCCTGTCTGCAAACGAAGTTAGTAACGGTATTGCCATCGCTGATATCAAAACCGGCAATCCGGTAAAATACATCCAGAGCTCAGGCACCCCCCACCATGTTCACTTAAATAAAGACCAGTCGTGGGCTTTTGCTACCCAGCGTTATGGAACAAGCTTATTAGCCATCAATATGGAGACACTTGAATCCCATAATATTGATTTCCCTGGCTTTGACAGCGATCCTGCACCGCAGCATTTGACTTTTTCGAGGGATGGAAAATATGCCTTCACCTCACTAAACGGAGTTGGCGCGGTCGGAATGATCGATGCTGAAAAAGCTGAGCTTGTAAAAGTCTTCAAAGATGTTGGTAAAAAGCCAAGGGATTTGAACGTCACTCCTGATGGCAAAAAGCTATTCGTCAGCTTACAGGCAGAATCGTTCATCACAGTCATCGACATTGAAACTGGTGATATGAGATACCTGGAAAGAACAGAGACTGACTACGGAAAAGGAACAGGTTCAGGTCTCGATATGTCTAACGACGGGAAGCTTGTCGCGGTTGCCAATACAGCTGACAATGAAGTGGCAATTTATGATGCCGAATCCGAGAAGCTGCTAAAGAAATTCGGAGATATCCCAAAACCTGTTAATGTTAGCTTCATGGGGGATACGTATGATTTAGCCTCAGGGAATCGTAACGATGGGTCAATTTCCATCATCGATGCAGACAAATTAAAGTTCGTCAAAACCATCAAGACAGGTCCAGGAACTAATATTCCTTACCTCGGTCCAGACGGATATTGGTATACTTCTCAGAATGGTGCCGGTTATTTGACTGTTATGGATCCGGAAGATAATTATAAAATTGTCAGGAAAATCTGGGGTGTCCAGAATATCCACTGGCTCGCTTGGAGCCCGGATGGCAGCACGATGTTCGGTTCTAACTGGGGAGATAAGACGCTTACAAAAATCGACCTTACAAAAAAGAAGGATTTCAGACAGACAATTCCTGTTGGTTTGAACCCTAACGGAATCGCAATCAAAACAAATGTGCCAAAAGACCAAATTCTGGCTCACCAGAAAGGCAATGCGGAAGAAGCCAACAAAATCAAGAAAGCTTCCACACTTGTTTTCCCAGATGCGAGGAATGTCAATGAAGAAGCCTTCCTCGGCACTTGCCTGACATGCCATGATATCGGCCGAATCATGCGAAACAACAGTAAAGGCCCTGAGGCATGGACTTCAGTTGTTGACCGCATGAAAGGAAATGGAGCTAAAATGACCGATGAACAGAGACAGCAAATCATCGATTACCTGGCTTCTGACGAGCATAAGTCACTATCAATCCAGACTGAGCTTGAAATGGAATTGGCTGAGCAAGAAAAGGATAAAGAATAA